GACTGAGAAGAGTGCGGCGGCAAACAGTGCCCACAGGATTCCTTTGGTATTGTCAGACATGAAAACCAACCCTTGTTCCCAGCAAGGTAACTTGCTACCAAAGTACCACCGCTATGTAAAGCTCAGGAATTGGAGCCGCCAAATGACCGATGCCACGAAAAAAATCGTACGCGTTCAAACTGGAGTACGAATCGAAAAACGCGTTCTCAAAGTACTCAAGGCCATCGCCGCGCGGAGCGAGATGGGCCTCGGTGATCTCATCGAAGGAATTGTTCTGCATAGCTTTGAAGGCAAGCCGCCTTTTGGGGCGGACACGCTCGATTTCGTTTCACAGATGAAAGCGGCCTACGGATTGGACCTTACAGCAGAGGACAGCCATTTGCTGTCAGAGGAGGCGTAAAATGTTTGACTGGGACTTTGTCGTATTTGTCGGCGCGCTCAGCATTGCTGCTTTTTCTCCTGGCCCTGGTCTCGCCGCTCTCGTCGCAACTGTACTTGCGAACGGGGCACGCAGATCAATTTGGTTTTGCGTCGGTATCATCTGTGGTGATTTGGTTTGGCTCTCTATGTCACTCAGTGGGCTAGCCCTCATCGCGCAGCAAATTCCCGCCGTGTTTACAACCATCAAATGGGCTGGTGTGGCTTATCTGGTCTACTTGGCAGTGAAGTTATGGACGACCCCAGCAGATGCTGCTCAAGTCTCAACGG
This genomic stretch from Sulfitobacter pacificus harbors:
- a CDS encoding LysE family translocator, with amino-acid sequence MFDWDFVVFVGALSIAAFSPGPGLAALVATVLANGARRSIWFCVGIICGDLVWLSMSLSGLALIAQQIPAVFTTIKWAGVAYLVYLAVKLWTTPADAAQVSTGSKERGALVRILSGFSITMGNPKAMLFYLALLPSIVTPESLNASMVISLALAVIIVLGTVFAVYVYAAEKARSALTSAQSIRTFNRITGTALGGAAVWIAAK